A window of the Podospora bellae-mahoneyi strain CBS 112042 chromosome 6, whole genome shotgun sequence genome harbors these coding sequences:
- the cdc4 gene encoding myosin II light chain (BUSCO:EOG09265591; EggNog:ENOG503P1SU; COG:T), whose product MASTNYKEAFSLFDKRGNGRVTLDSLGDLLRACGQNPTLAEIQELEKNVGGDFDFETFQRILNRPGGFRDPGEPDEYCRGFQVFDKDMTGFIGVGQLKYILTNLGEKMTEEEVDELLKAVDTSNGQVNYTELVRTILAN is encoded by the exons ATG GCTTCGACCAACTACAAGGAGGCTTTCTCTCTGTTCGACAAGCGCGGCAACGGCCGTGTCACCCTCGATAGCTTGGGCGATCTCCTGCGCGCCTGCGGCCAGAACCCAACCCTTGCCGAGATccaggagctcgagaagaacGTTGGCGGTGATT TCGACTTTGAGACCTTCCAGCGCATTCTGAACCGACCGGGCGGCTTCCGTGACCCTGGCGAGCCCGACGAGTACTGCCGCGGTTTCCAAGTATTCGACAAAGACATGACGGGCTTTATCGGCGTGGGCCAGCTCAAGTACATCCTGACGAACCTGGGCGAGAAGatgaccgaggaggaggtggacgagcTGCTCAAGGCGGTGGACACCAGCAACGGGCAGGTCAACTACACGGAGCTCGTCCGCACCATTCTCGCCAACTag
- a CDS encoding hypothetical protein (EggNog:ENOG503P0I8; COG:Q), whose amino-acid sequence MSHITLSLLLSLTELTLSHLFLPTFPIPPSYLLPLFLAHYLPLIIYSLFLHPFYFSPLRTLPTPGGNLPLLGQTLTLLRATSPVQTYVDWANRYPRAPFIRFLGLFHSEMVLVASPEAHKEVLMTHCYEFKKPDIMFIGDFVGRGLLFAEGGEHKIARRRLNGVFGVGSVRRVMGVLWGMAGGLGGVVEGMVGEEGEGVVDVNELYVKATIDVTGATILGVELGNLRGEEEGGDMDFLTSFRRVFQQPPLSALISFINLFLPIRRFLPMEANLGYLRASAQLRRMTLDIVKNRVKELAQPDYRNPVSNGADLLTMMLEGEMSLSKAGDKMTEDQITNELLTFIAAGHETSANALLWASYVLAVHPDIQTRLRREITSHFEAGKTPTYEQLESLVYLHNFCREILRRYCPALMTFREALKDLTICGTFIPRGTVLLLLPAVASRTAWVWGEDVDEFKPERWENLAGTEADSPYAFGAFMHGPRICIGKQFAMVEFKVLVVELVTRFEFGMTEELKGLGGREPRTTNPGMGYVPAGGMRVQFRKI is encoded by the exons atgtcccacatcaccctctccctcctcctctccctaaCAGAActaaccctctcccacctcttcctccccaccttccccatccctccttcttacctcctcccccttttcctcgcGCATTACCTCCCCTTGATAATCtactccctcttcctccaccccttTTATTTCTCCCCGTTACGCACCCTCCCCACACCTGGGGGAAACCTCCCCCTGCTAGGccaaaccctcaccctcctccgcgcAACCTCCCCCGTGCAAACATACGTTGATTGGGCCAACCGTTACCCACGTGCCCCGTTTATCCGGTTTTTGGGTCTGTTCCATTCAGAGATGGTACTAGTTGCCAGTCCGGAGGCGCAcaaggaggtgttgatgacgCACTGTTATGAGTTTAAGAAGCCGGATATCAT GTTTATTGGGGATTTTGtcgggagggggttgttgtttgctgagggaggggagcatAAGAttgcgaggaggaggttgaatgGAGTTTTTGGGGTTGGTAGTGTGAGGAGGGTCATGGGGGTGCTTtgggggatggcgggggggttggggggggttgtggaggggatggtaggggaggaaggggagggggtggttgatg TGAATGAGCTTTATGTCAAGGCTACTATTGATGTGACCGGAGCGACGATTTTGGGGGTTGAGTTGGGGAatttgaggggggaggaagaagggggggatatGGA CTTTCTCACCTCCTTCCGCCGCGTCTTCCAGCAGCCCCCGCTTTCcgccctcatctccttcatcaacctcttcctccccatccgccgcTTCCTCCCCATGGAGGCCAACCTAGGCTACCTCCGCGCCTCGGCACAACTCCGCCGGATGACCCTCGACATTGTCAAGAACCGCGTCAAAGAACTGGCTCAACCGGACTATCGCAACCCTGTCAGCAACGGAGCTGACTTGCTCACGATGATGCTAGAGGGGGAGATGTCCCTCAGCAAAGCCGGCGACAAAATGACAGAAGACCAAATCACGAACGAGCTGCTGACCTTCATCGCGGCGGGGCATGAGACCTCGGCTAATGCCCTCCTGTGGGCGAGCTATGTCTTGGCTGTCCACCCTGACATACAGACGCGTCTCCGCAGGGAAATCACATCCCATTTCGAGGCTGGCAAAACCCCGACTTATGAGCAGCTGGAGTCGCTTGTTTATCTCCACAACTTTTGCAGGGAAATCCTCAGGCGGTATTGTCCTGCGTTGATGACGTTTAGGGAGGCACTGAAAGATCTTACCATTTGTGGCACTTTTATCCCAAGGGGCACCGtacttcttctcctcccggCGGTGGCCTCACGGACGGcctgggtttggggggaggatgttgacgAGTTCAAGccggagaggtgggagaatTTGGCAGGGACGGAGGCGGACAGCCCTTATGCTTTTGGGGCGTTTATGCATGGGCCAAGGATATGCATAGGGAAGCAGTTTGCCATGGTTGAGTTCAAGGTTTTGGTTGTGGAGCTGGTGACCAGGTTTGAGTTTGGGATGAcggaggagttgaaggggcttggggggagggagccgaggacgacgaaCCCGGGGATGGGGTATGTTCCTgctggggggatgagggttCAGTTTAGGAAGATTTGA
- a CDS encoding hypothetical protein (COG:U; EggNog:ENOG503PBV3), with protein MAEITPSTGVSLAEKEKAGIERTGSGHASSMEGDVRANRGAADYDFERQKLAEGEAAFHQLGWKRLTVVLIVTAVALGSLSLPAAFASLGMILGVIISVSMGLLAMYCSYVVGQVKVKYPHIAHYTDAGRMMFGKWGYIIMTFMFVLQLTFTTASHVLTGAIMFGNLTNNGACTVVFAVVSGILLFLLAIPPTFSEMAILGYIDFVSIIGAIGLVCLPQGGLDAARGLHCGHQHCVRIQLLALPVQLHGRDAHSSRLSPRHLHPRHLRDHPLHPHRCPRVRLCWSRCPGPCSPLSWPHHVQGCLWCRPARHLHLWQHQHRCLRPLHPWQVVQGLGYPLRQHPHGLDHLDWCRCRHHNRRLCRCRGHSLLLAPVGHLRCHLPVWLYILLPGHHVVHVHQGGQVDAMEHHAGCAQRGGFHCGHGHSRARHLLGCQGHHNPLRDGCRWYFFRLRSTDLS; from the exons ATGGCGGAAATCACTCCAAGCACGGGCGTGAGCcttgccgagaaggagaaggccggtATCGAGAGAACCGGCTCCGGCCATGCCTCTTCCATGGAGGGTGACGTCCGCGCCAACAGGGGTGCCGCCGACTACGACTTTGAGAGACAGAAGCTGGCAGAGGGTGAGGCCGCTTTCCACCAGCTTGGATGGAAACGCCTGACGGTTGTGCTCATCGTGACTGCCGTCGCCCTGGGCAGTCTCAGTCTTCCGGCCGCCTTCGCATCACTGGGCATGATTCTCGGCGTCATCATTTCTGTCAGCATGGGTCTTTTGGCCATGTACTGCAGTTATGTCGTCGGTCAGGTCAAGGTCAAGTACCCCCACATCGCCCACTACACCGACGCCGGCAGAATGATGTTTGGCAAGTGGGGGTACATTATCATGACGTTCATGTTCGTCCTGCAGctcaccttcaccaccgcctcccacGTTTTGACGGGAGCTATCATGTTTGGCAACCTGACCAACAATGGCGCCTGCACTGTCGTATTTGCCGTCGTCTCGGGcattctcctcttcctcctggcCATCCCGCCCACCTTCTCCGAAATGGCCATTCTCGGATACATCGATTTCGTCTCCATCATTGGTGCCATCGGT CTGGTCTGCCTACCCCAAGGAGGGCTTGACGCTGCACGAGGGCTTCATTGCGGTCACCAACATTGTGTTCGCATACAGCTACTCGCTTTGCCAGTTCAGCTTCATGGACGAGATGCACACTCCAGCCGACTATCCCCgcgccatcttcaccctcggCATCTTCGAGATCATCCTCTACACCCTCACCGGTGCCCTCGTGTTCGCCTTTGTTGGTCACGATGTCCAGGCCCCTGCTCTCCTCTCAGCTGGCCCCACCATGTCCAAGGTTGCCTTTGGTGTCGCCCTGCCCGTCATCTACATCTCtggcagcatcaacaccgtTGTCTGCGCCCGTTACATCCATGGCAAGTGGTTCAAGGACTCGGTTATCCGCTACGTCAACACCCCCATGGGCTGGATCACCTGGATTGGTGTCGATGCCGCCATCACAATCGTCGCCTTTGTCGTTGCCGAGGCCAttcccttcttctcgcccCTGTTGGCCATCTGCGCTGCCATCTTCCTGTCTGGCTTTACATTCTACTTCCCGGCCATCATGTGGTTCATGTTCATCAAGGAGGGCAAGTGGACGCTATGGAACATCACGCTGGGTGCGCTCAACGTGGTGGCTTTCATTGTGGGCATGGTCATTCTCGGGCTCGGCACCTACTCGGCTGTCAAGGACATCACAATCCGCTACGAGACGGGTGCCGTTGGTACTTCTTTCGGCTGCGCTCCACTGACCTGAGCTGA
- the PRD1 gene encoding metalloendopeptidase (EggNog:ENOG503NX1E; COG:O; MEROPS:MER0003110) — MAKYANPPQDPPLFTGTKDSIVADSKALCDNTRSLLDKLVAEIKPNDAATFEAVLRPQIEDENQSSLSARILGFYQYVSADAALRDASTEAEKIMDEFGIEVSMREDVFKLVDAVYKNSGLAESKEQDKDRLITEELAKITGLESVESARLLEKEHKSYIKNGLGLPEGEKRDRFKEIKKKLSQISIAFQKNLNEENGGLWFTLEELDGVPQDVLDGLEKGTGENEGKLRLSFKYPDLFPTLKFAKNPETRRKVFIANENKCNDNVELFREAIELRDEAARLLGYPDHATFRIEDKMAKTTKTVLDFLNDLKERLGPGGLKEIEHLKELKKKDHEERGLPYDGNYYLWDHRYYDRLMIEKEYSIDENAIAEYFPITSTIEGMLKIFETLFGLVFNQLTPEDRARISPTGKAEDIAWHEDVIIFSVWDDKSEGEGFVGYLYLDLHPRQGKYGHAANFNLQPGFIQANGSRRYPATALVCNFSKPTKEKPSLLKHDEVVTLFHELGHGIHDLVGRTQYARYHGTSTVRDFVEAPSQMLENWCWTPSQLKSLSKHYKTGESIPDDLIEKLISTKHVNDALFNLRQLHFGLFDMTVHTPKSHEELKKLDISKLYNDLRADISKIKGPEEQGEASNWGNGQATFGHLIGGYDAGYYGYLSSQVYSTDMFYTKFKKDPMNGVEGRRYRHTVLAKGGSRDEMVSLEEFLGRKPSSEAFYKELGLEG, encoded by the exons ATGGCCAAATAcgccaaccctccccagGACCCCCCGTTGTTCACCGGCACCAAGGACTCCATCGTCGCCGACTCCAAGGCTCTCTGCGACAACACACGCTCCCTCCTTGACAAGCTTGTTGCTGAGATCAAGCCGAACGACGCTGCCACCTTCGAGGCCGTCCTCCGCCCCCAGATCGAAGACGAGAACCAGAGCTCGCTATCGGCCCGCATCCTTGGCTTCTACCAGTATGTCAGCGCCGATGCCGCCCTTCGCGATGCCAgcaccgaggccgagaagatTATGGACGAGTTCGGCATCGAGGTCAGCATGCGCGAGGACGTCTTCAAGCTTGTCGATGCCGTCTACAAGAACAGCGGGCTTGCTGAGAGCAAGGAACAGGACAAGGACCGTCTGATCACCGaagagctggccaagatcacCGGTCTGGAGAGCGTTGAGAGCGCCAGactgttggagaaggaacACAAGAGCTACATCAAGAATGGCCTCGGTCTTCCCGAGGGTGAGAAGAGGGACCGCTTCAAGGaaatcaagaagaagcttaGCCAGATCAGCATTGCCTTCCAGAAGAACCTCAACGAGGAGAATGGCGGCCTCTGGTTCACCCTAGAGGAGCTCGATGGCGTTCCGCAGGATGTCTTGGACGGCCTGGAGAAGGGCACCGGCGAGAACGAGGGCAAGCTACGTCTCTCCTTCAAGTACCCCGACCTCTTCCCCACCCTCAAGTTTGCCAAGAACCCCGAAACTCGCCGCAAGGTGTTCATCGCGAACGAAAACAAGTGCAACGACAATGTTGAGCTGTTCCGTGAGGCTATCGAGCTTCGGGACGAGGCCGCTCGTCTGCTCGGTTACCCTGACCACGCCACCTTCCGCATTGAGGACAAGATGGCCAAGACGACCAAGACTGTTCTTGACTTCTTGAACGATCTCAAGGAGCGTCTCGGCCCTGGTGGTCTCAAGGAAATCGAACACCTcaaggagctgaagaagaaggaccaCGAGGAGCGCGGTCTCCCGTACGATGGCAACTACTATCTCTGGGATCATCGTTACTACGACCGCCTGATGATTGAGAAGGAGTACAGCATTGATGAGAATGCGATTGCTGAGTACTTCCCaatcacctccaccatcgaGGGCATGCTCAAGATCTTTGAGACGCTCTTTGGCCTCGTTTTCAACCAGTTGACTCCTGAGGACCGCGCGCGTATCTCGCCTACCGGGAAGGCTGAGGATATCGCATGGCATGAGGATGTTATCATCTTTAGCGTATGGGACGACAAGTCGGAGGGTGAAGGGTTCGTCGGGTACCTCTACCTAGATCTCCATCCCCGTCAAGGCAAGTATGGCCACGCCGCCAACTTCAACCTGCAGCCTGGCTTCATCCAGGCCAACGGTTCAAGACGCTACCCCGCCACTGCCTTGGTATGCAACTTCTCCAAGCCCACCAAGGAGAAGCCTTCTCTCCTCAAGCACGACGAGGTTGTCACCCTCTTCCACGAGCTGGGTCACGGTATCCATGACCTTGTCGGCCGCACTCAGTATGCTCGCTACCATGGCACTTCCACGGTTCGAGACTTTGTGGAAGCCCCCAGTCAGATGCTGGAGAACTGGTGCTGGACCCCCAGTCAGCTCAAGAGCCTGAGCAAACACTACAAGACGGGCGAGTCGATTCCCGACGATCTTATCGAAAAGCTCATCTCGACCAAGCACGTCAATGATGCTCTCTTCAACCTGAGACAGCTGCACTTTGGCCTGTTCGACATGACGGTTCACACACCCAAGTCGCATGAGGAACTCAAGAAGCTGGACATCAGCAAACTGTACAATGACCTCCGGGCGGACATTTCCAAGATCAAGGGGCCCGAGGAGCAGGGTGAGGCCAg CAACTGGGGTAACGGCCAGGCGACGTTTGGGCACTTGATTGGGGGTTATGATGCGGGCTATTATGGTTATTTGAGCTCGCAGGTGTATTCGACTGACATGTTTTATaccaagttcaagaaggacCCGATGAacggggtggaggggaggaggtacaGGCATACCGTGCTGGCGAAGGGGGGGTCCAGGGATGAGATGGTTTCGTTGGAGGAGTTTCTTGGGCGGAAGCCGAGTTCGGAGGCTTTTTAcaaggagttggggttggagggttga
- a CDS encoding hypothetical protein (COG:E; EggNog:ENOG503NV0V) yields MQTSSQDIAATATEFGISTRGAYNQLYMRGWSFFEQCLATPWSPATPDGVINLGVAENSLMHNQIVKFIKQNTQVDPISQLTYGNGPRGSPRLQRALASFLNRKFSPLEPAKSDDIIVMAGVTPVIDALTWALCNEGEGIIIPQPYYTAFATDIPGRARGVIIPATFQDIEGYKGFDDVFDAEMNVQALETALRNAESKGVKAKGFMLVNPHNPLGRCYPPETIRAIAGFCQAHNLHLISDEIYAQSIYNNPDATDVVPFTSALALDLPIDTQKLHVAYGASKDFCANGLRLGMLHTRNRGLMGAMASNAMLGWPPYLVQDIWAAMLEDTDYTDEFLGKNRELLGESYKVVTDFLREQGVGYYGNSNAGMFLWIDLRRHLLGKKEGGQPPELRVGKLSPADLERYLEREQHIWKVLGENKILLATGSVFASEELGWFRMTFSASRPALEVGLERLKRVFDALKRSQL; encoded by the exons atgcaaacctcctcccaagaCATCGCCGCCACGGCCACCGAGTTCGGCATCTCCACCAGAGGCGCCTACAACCAGCTCTACATGCGCGGATGGAGCTTTTTCGAACAATGTCTAGCAACACCGTGGTCACCCGCGACTCCCGATGGGGT aaTCAACCTAGGCGTGGCAGAAAACTCCCTCATGCACAACCAAATCGTCAAATTCATTAAGCAAAACACTCAAGTCGACCCAATCAGCCAACTCACCTACGGCAACGGCCCTCGAGGTTCCCCCCGTCTCCAGCGTGCCCTAGCCAGCTTTCTGAACAGAAAGTTCTCACCCCTTGAGCCGGCAAAGAGTGATGACATCATCGTCATGGCCGGCGTGACGCCCGTGATAGATGCTCTGACATGGGCGCTGTGCaacgagggggagggaatcatcatcccccagcCGTACTACACTGCTTTCGCGACCGACATTCCCGGTAGAGCAAGAGGGGTGATAATCCCGGCCACGTTTCAAGATATCGAGGGATACAAAGGGTTTGACGATGTTTTTGACGCGGAGATGAACGTCCAGGCTCTGGAGACGGCCCTCAGAAATGCTGAGAGCAAGGGCGTCAAGGCGAAGGGGTTTATGCTGGTCAA CCCGCACAACCCGCTCGGGAGATGTTATCCTCCAGAGACGATCAGGGCCATCGCTGGTTTTTGTCAAGCTCataacctccacctcatcagcGATGAGATTTACGCTCAGTCTATTTACAACAACCCAGACGCCACAGACGTAGTGCCGTTTACATCGGCCCTCGCGCTGGATCTCCCTATTGACACTCAAAAACTCCACGTTGCGTACGGCGCAAGCAAAGACTTTTGCGCCAACGGCCTCAGATTGGGGATGCTGCACACCCGGAACAGGGGACTGATGGGCGCGATGGCGAGCAATGCCATGCTTGGCTGGCCGCCGTACTTGGTGCAGGACATTTGGGCCGCCATGCTGGAGGACACCGATTACACTGACGAGTTCCTGGGGAAGAACCGGGAGCTGCTGGGGGAGTCATACAAGGTTGTGACGGATTTTTTGAGGGAGCAAGGGGTGGGATACTATGGGAATTC AAACGCGGGTATGTTTCTTTGGATAGATCTCAGACGGCACTTGcttgggaagaaggagggtggACAACCGCCTGAGTTGAGGGTTGGGAAATTGAGCCCGGCTGATTTGGAGAGGTATCTGGAGAGGGAACAGCATATTTGGAAGGTTTTGGGTGAGAATAAGATCTTGTTGGCTACGGGCAGTGTGTTTGCGAGTGAGGAGCTGGGGTGGTTTAGAATGACGTTTAGTGCGTCGAGGCCGGcgttggaggttgggttggagaggttgaagagggtgttTGATGCGCTGAAGAGAAGTCAACTGTAA
- a CDS encoding hypothetical protein (EggNog:ENOG503NXWP; MEROPS:MER0023234; COG:D) encodes MSMMDSEDVFFCLENRLASFQATQPASKGRTSNANSRGPKQLQWPHKTLSPVAFAKAGFFFEPYPQSPDNVVCFLCDKSLDGWEEHDNPLEEHLKHSPTCGWAIMAAIEAGMGNYGKVHPLDPFMVEARKATFAGRWPYETKKGFKCKTKKLVEAGWKYTPSREAEDMATCAYCQLALEGWESDDNPWDEHYNRAPECPFFTLINSQPAPKKSGRAKTARPSKASRLSVQSIATIATGASDLTSVGDLTLDQDDSVMTTASAMTQGAKKTTKGRKATTAKGRKTKAKKEEVVEIHEDEPQVEAPPPKPARGRKRSSDTMEEPSMTNAEAPAPKKRATRTKKNAAVEPPAAPQDVDMVDVIEQPPPLAKKKGRGPTTKSRKVSQASVQSEPLDVPDDDEIERQLEADLDRYEEPALEEPVVEEPIIEEPVVEEPAAAEPVIAEPEVEAPRPKTKGRPKISTTARKTSQVAEEESRIHPMFDATPAEPDEAEIDAEYKALLAEVDPEPEEPEEQEIMVPKKGRKAGTRKISKTKKPKEPVAESEPVDEIAKAPAPSVGDVQYPTLKMEDAVPEPEAKSELQPEEVDPDASSGTVVTQPVKRGRGRPSKKSLAERASLEARASLEVRASLDARASVEDVEPAPAPRRSSARIVKARESVLAKATTPEPVQVEKKPAKPPTPPPAPVVEAAPVLPTPMRTNKSLPPPPPSSASQHPSTPRTQPSRRAKQATMSPSPSPQSSDAENTRRSLTKTTAVSVVSNRVALAPVVATPSRSSPSKRATLGGLQSATPWQPTDLEMVFSPSNNPNKENGVSRLLSKGKDLTSPEKGMTVEEWIYHNAELAEQMLKMECENMVSAFEREGTRAMRVLEGLIVE; translated from the exons ATGTCTATGATGGACTCGGAGGACGTGTTCTTCTGCCTTGAGAACCGGCTGGCATCGTTCCAGGCAACACAGCCTGCCTCCAAAGGCAGAACCTCCAATGCAAACTCTCGCGGTCCAAAACAGCTGCAATGGCCACACAAAACCCTCTCCCCTGTCGCG TTTGCAAAAGCGGGATTCTTCTTCGAGCCATACCCGCAAAGCCCCGACAATGTTGTGTGCTTTTTGTGCGACAAGTCACTCGACGGGTGGGAAGAGCATGACAATCCTCTGGAGGAACATCTGAAGCACTCGCCAACGTGCGGGTGGGCCATCATGGCAGCCATCGAGGCCGGCATGGGCAACTATGGGAAGGTACACCCTCTCGACCCGTTCATGGTCGAGGCACGCAAAGCAACGTTTGCCGGCAGGTGGCCCTACGAGACCAAAAAGGGCTTCAAGTGCAAGACTAAAAAG CTTGTCGAGGCCGGCTGGAAGTACACACCATCGCGGGAGGCGGAGGACATGGCCACGTGCGCCTACTGCCAACTCGCCCTCGAGGGATGGGAGTCGGACGACAACCCATGGGACGAACACTACAACCGTGCGCCCGAATGCCCATTCTTTACTCTCATCAACTCGCAACCGGCACCAAAGAAGTCGGGGAGAGCCAAGACAGCTAGACCCTCCAAAGCCTCGCGGCTCTCGGTGCAGTCCATTGCTACCATCGCCACTGGTGCCTCCGACTTGACCTCTGTTGGAGACCTCACCCTCGACCAAGACGACAGTGTTATGACAACTGCGTCCGCCATGACTCAAGGTGCCAAGAAGACGACAAAGGGACGCAAGGCGACTACTGCAAAGGGCCGGAAGACCAAAGcaaagaaggaagaggtcGTCGAGATACACGAAGACGAACCGCAAGTAGaagcacctccaccaaagcCCGCCAGAGGACGTAAGCGTTCTAGCGACACAATGGAGGAACCTTCCATGACCAACGCCGAGGCTCCAGCTCCCAAGAAACGGGCCACACGCACCAAGAAGAACGCTGCCGTAGAGCCGCCCGCAGCACCACAAGACGTTGATATGGTCGATGTCATtgagcagccaccaccccttgccaagaagaagggccgGGGGCCCACCACAAAGTCCCGCAAGGTCTCGCAAGCCTCGGTCCAGTCGGAGCCATTGGATGTGCCAGATGACGATGAGATTGAGCGCCAATTAGAAGCCGATCTCGACCGGTACGAAGAGCCAGCTCTGGAAGAACCAGTCGTCGAAGAACCAATTATCGAAGAGCCGGTTGTCGAAGAGCCAGCTGCTGCAG AGCCGGTTATCGCAGAACCCGAGGTGGAAGCGCCACGGCCAAAGACAAAAGGAAGGCCCAAGATATCTACCACTGCACGCAAGACAAGTCAGGTggcggaggaagagagcAGGATACACCCCATGTTCGACGCAACACCTGCGGAGCCtgacgaggccgagatcGATGCCGAATACAAGGCTCTTCTCGCCGAGGTTGATCCAGAACCAGAGGAGCCAGAGGAGCAAGAGATCATGGTCCCGAAGAAGGGACGGAAGGCAGGGACTCGGAAAATATcaaagacgaagaagccTAAGGAGCCTGTGGCCGAGTCAGAACCTGTGGATGAGATCGCAAAAGCTCCTGCGCCATCAGTCGGTGATGTCCAGTACCCAACCCTTAAGATGGAGGATGCCGTTCCAGAACCTGAGGCCAAGTCAGAGCTTCAACCAGAAGAAGTTGATCCGGATGCCAGCAGCGGTACTGTTGTAACCCAGCCTGTGAAGAGGGGTCGCGGTCGTCCCTCGAAGAAGTCTTTGGCTGAACGGGCATCTCTCGAGGCACGGGCGTCTCTGGAGGTCCGGGCATCACTCGACGCACGAGCGTCCGTCGAGGACGTCGAACCGGCACCAGCCCCACGACGATCATCTGCCAGAATAGTCAAAGCTCGCGAGTCTGTTTTAGCGAAGGCAACGACACCAGAACCGGTCCAGGTTGAGAAGAAGCCTGCCaaacctccaacaccaccacccgccccagTTGTTGAAGCTGCACCTGTCCTACCGACCCCGATGAGAACCAACAagtctcttccaccacctcctccttcatctgCCAGCCAGCACCCATCAACGCCGAGAACACAACCCAGCCGACGGGCGAAACAAGCAACCATGTCCCCTTCGCCGTCGCCGCAATCCTCGGATGCAGAAAACACACGGCGATCGCTGACCAAGACAACAGCTGTTAGCGTCGTCTCCAACAGAGTTGCGCTAGCACCAGTTGTTGCCACCCCGAGTCGGAGTTCCCCGTCGAAACGAGCTACGCTGGGCGGACTTCAGAGTGCCACGCCCTGGCAGCCGACAGATCTCGAGATGGTATTTTCACCATCGAACAATCCAAACAAGGAGAATGGTGTCTCCCGGTTGCtgagcaagggcaaggacTTGACCAGCCCTGAGAAGGGCatgacggtggaggagtggaTTTACCACAATGCTGAGCTGGCAGAGCAGATGCTCAAGATGGAGTGTGAAAATATGGTCTCGGCctttgagagggagggtacgagggcgatgagggtgttggaggggctGATTGTTGAGTAG